The Streptomyces aurantiacus genome includes a region encoding these proteins:
- a CDS encoding sensor histidine kinase, giving the protein MSGVNLVRPTDDPTAPRSRRQSCLRTAGVTVLVLLALVDLLIAASGNSAVWPLFVVLPLGLAALLWPVGHRPEWLTPQVRTGVPAGVSLALTAVAAPSGRMDGFGPGEIAILLCLLLVAVRDCPPQWAVMCAVLDGAAVVVQPLRMVQDALKMNDTSSLFGATLVLLLLVGIMAGLGGYLRTLDHRRGVAVTETRRSERLAMAADLHDFVAHHVTGILVQTQVARMMVTTEPENLDPVLAGIQNAATEALASMRRTVGILREAPHPTAGPESGGSNGAGPDGGGPANTGPETAGLHPAGDLAALADLVERFGGPAGPRALLDRDPSVPGSLPHEVQAAAHRVVQEALTNVRRHAADATEVTVRLTYAEGTLRVLVRDDGRGGTQMPHAARGGGFGIVGLTERVTALGGELRTGPRPDTGWEVTALLPAVGTRGKRPTP; this is encoded by the coding sequence GTGAGCGGCGTGAATCTCGTGCGTCCGACCGACGACCCCACCGCGCCCCGTTCCCGCCGGCAGAGCTGCCTGCGGACGGCCGGCGTCACCGTCCTGGTTCTGCTGGCCCTCGTGGACCTGCTGATCGCGGCCTCCGGGAACAGCGCCGTGTGGCCGCTGTTCGTGGTGCTTCCCCTGGGGCTCGCGGCCCTGCTCTGGCCGGTCGGCCACCGTCCCGAGTGGCTCACCCCACAGGTGCGTACGGGCGTGCCCGCGGGCGTCTCCCTGGCGCTGACCGCCGTGGCCGCACCGAGCGGCCGGATGGACGGGTTCGGACCGGGCGAGATCGCGATCCTGCTCTGCCTGCTGCTGGTGGCCGTGCGCGACTGCCCGCCGCAATGGGCGGTCATGTGTGCCGTACTGGACGGCGCGGCCGTCGTGGTCCAGCCGCTGCGGATGGTGCAGGACGCCCTGAAGATGAACGACACCTCGAGCCTCTTCGGGGCCACGCTGGTGCTTCTGCTGCTGGTCGGCATCATGGCCGGGCTCGGCGGCTACCTGCGGACCCTGGACCATCGGCGAGGGGTCGCGGTGACCGAGACCCGCCGCTCGGAACGCCTCGCCATGGCCGCCGACCTGCACGACTTCGTCGCCCACCACGTCACCGGCATCCTCGTCCAGACCCAGGTGGCCCGCATGATGGTCACCACCGAGCCCGAGAACCTGGACCCGGTCCTGGCGGGCATCCAGAACGCCGCCACCGAGGCCCTCGCCTCGATGCGCCGTACGGTCGGCATCCTGCGCGAGGCCCCGCACCCGACCGCCGGACCGGAGAGCGGCGGGTCGAACGGCGCCGGGCCGGATGGCGGCGGACCGGCGAACACCGGGCCGGAGACCGCCGGTCTCCACCCCGCGGGCGACCTGGCGGCGCTCGCCGACCTGGTCGAGAGGTTCGGCGGTCCGGCCGGGCCCCGGGCACTGCTGGACCGCGACCCCTCGGTGCCCGGCAGCCTGCCCCACGAGGTGCAGGCCGCCGCGCACCGGGTCGTCCAGGAGGCGCTGACGAACGTACGCCGTCACGCGGCCGACGCCACCGAGGTCACGGTCCGTCTGACGTACGCGGAGGGCACCCTGCGGGTGCTGGTGCGCGACGACGGCCGGGGCGGCACGCAGATGCCGCACGCGGCCCGTGGCGGCGGTTTCGGGATCGTCGGCCTCACCGAACGCGTCACCGCGCTCGGCGGGGAACTGCGCACCGGGCCACGCCCGGACACCGGCTGGGAGGTCACGGCCCTGCTCCCCGCGGTGGGGACGCGTGGGAAGCGCCCGACACCCTGA
- a CDS encoding nuclear transport factor 2 family protein has protein sequence MTIQVAKLSHPAVRDFVSAVNAHDRDAFRAALAPGATMSDDGSERDLDDWTAREIFDSHGHMEVDKEADGGLALLARYSNDAWGEMRTRWSFTVDDGGRITHFATGQA, from the coding sequence ATGACGATTCAGGTTGCCAAGCTGAGCCACCCCGCCGTCCGGGACTTCGTCAGCGCCGTGAACGCCCACGACCGCGACGCCTTCCGGGCCGCCCTCGCGCCCGGCGCGACGATGTCCGACGACGGCTCGGAGCGTGACCTCGACGACTGGACCGCGCGGGAGATCTTCGACTCGCACGGTCACATGGAGGTCGACAAGGAGGCGGACGGCGGCCTCGCCCTCCTCGCCCGCTACAGCAACGACGCCTGGGGCGAGATGCGGACGAGGTGGAGCTTCACGGTCGACGACGGCGGCAGGATCACCCACTTCGCGACCGGCCAGGCGTAG
- a CDS encoding DoxX family membrane protein: MTSFDRRDLGLLLLRFGTGGVLAAHGAQKLFGWFGGGGISGTGEFMESVGYAPGRASAAAAGLAEAGGGTLLALGLATPAAGAAAAGAMAGASAVHAPNGFFAQSGGYEHAASLGLAAAGLAVTGPGRLSLDHVLGHRVDRGWMVPVALAGTAAATLAVVGARYKRVRDEKEGRQGELFDEEGVAYGS, translated from the coding sequence GTGACCTCTTTCGACCGACGTGATCTGGGACTGCTGCTGCTCCGCTTCGGTACGGGCGGAGTGCTCGCGGCGCACGGGGCACAGAAGCTCTTCGGCTGGTTCGGCGGTGGCGGAATCTCCGGCACCGGCGAGTTCATGGAGTCCGTGGGGTACGCGCCCGGCAGGGCGAGCGCTGCCGCGGCGGGCCTGGCGGAGGCGGGCGGCGGCACTCTGCTCGCGCTGGGCCTCGCGACCCCGGCGGCCGGAGCGGCCGCGGCGGGGGCGATGGCGGGAGCCTCCGCGGTGCATGCGCCGAACGGCTTCTTCGCCCAGAGCGGCGGCTACGAGCACGCGGCGTCGCTCGGACTCGCGGCGGCGGGCCTCGCCGTCACGGGCCCCGGACGGCTTTCCCTGGACCATGTCCTCGGGCACCGGGTCGACCGCGGCTGGATGGTGCCGGTCGCCCTCGCCGGGACGGCCGCCGCGACGCTGGCCGTGGTCGGCGCCCGCTACAAGCGGGTGCGCGACGAGAAGGAGGGCCGGCAGGGGGAGTTGTTCGACGAGGAGGGCGTGGCGTACGGCTCGTAG
- a CDS encoding DUF4333 domain-containing protein encodes MQRRHMIVVGATATVLVGAGAGVTYAVSGTQSTTGLDKYSSVTVDGHKALSADILQGRIESKYQPLPWVGRDIGAVSCPSGLKAVAGASVTCTAKTPDGKRVEIPVRAVEATGTSITWKFER; translated from the coding sequence ATGCAGCGCAGGCACATGATCGTCGTCGGTGCCACGGCCACCGTCCTCGTCGGCGCGGGCGCCGGAGTGACCTACGCGGTCAGCGGCACCCAGTCGACCACGGGACTGGACAAGTACTCCAGTGTGACCGTCGACGGCCACAAGGCACTCAGCGCCGACATCCTCCAGGGCCGTATCGAGTCCAAGTACCAGCCGCTGCCGTGGGTCGGCCGTGACATCGGCGCGGTGTCCTGCCCGAGCGGCCTGAAGGCGGTGGCCGGCGCGTCCGTCACCTGCACCGCGAAGACGCCGGACGGCAAGCGCGTGGAGATCCCGGTGCGTGCCGTCGAGGCGACCGGCACGTCGATCACCTGGAAGTTCGAACGCTGA
- a CDS encoding ABC transporter ATP-binding protein: MGTVLSGLGLVKKYASATALDGVDVEVGERESLAIMGPSGSGKSTLLHILAGIIRPDAGQVLLRGERSEMGVPPAEGWGRIDTWGENRLSAMRRRRFGFVFQFGQLLPELPAEENIALPLMLEGVPRKQAVARARRWFAPLGLDGLEQRRPGQLSGGQAQRVAIARALAVEPDVVFADEPTGALDQTTGEEVVRLLTRVTREQGASLVMVTHDADVAAHCDRVLQVRDGRVLGFSQYTVAP, from the coding sequence ATGGGCACCGTCCTGTCCGGGCTCGGCCTGGTCAAGAAGTACGCGTCCGCCACGGCACTCGACGGAGTCGACGTCGAGGTCGGCGAGCGCGAGTCGCTGGCCATCATGGGCCCGTCCGGGTCCGGCAAGTCGACACTCCTGCACATCCTCGCCGGGATCATCCGCCCGGACGCCGGGCAGGTCCTGCTGCGGGGCGAGCGAAGCGAGATGGGGGTCCCCCCGGCCGAAGGCTGGGGGCGCATCGACACCTGGGGCGAGAACCGGCTCAGCGCGATGCGCAGGCGGCGGTTCGGCTTCGTCTTCCAGTTCGGCCAACTGCTGCCGGAGCTGCCTGCCGAGGAGAACATCGCCCTGCCGCTGATGCTGGAGGGCGTACCGCGCAAGCAGGCCGTCGCCCGGGCCCGGCGCTGGTTCGCCCCGCTCGGCCTGGACGGGCTGGAGCAGCGCCGCCCCGGACAGCTGTCCGGCGGGCAGGCCCAGCGGGTCGCCATCGCCCGCGCGCTGGCCGTCGAGCCGGACGTGGTCTTCGCCGACGAGCCGACCGGCGCGCTGGACCAGACCACCGGCGAGGAGGTCGTCCGGCTGCTCACCCGGGTCACCCGCGAACAGGGCGCGTCGCTGGTCATGGTCACGCACGACGCGGATGTCGCCGCCCACTGCGACCGGGTCCTCCAGGTCCGCGACGGCCGGGTCCTCGGGTTCAGCCAGTACACGGTGGCCCCCTGA
- a CDS encoding MarR family winged helix-turn-helix transcriptional regulator gives MAASSDPADQPEHEPTGDSGLLPAELRSWMRLLAAAGAIEQLLRSRVKDVMGVSHDEFLVLCLLADQPGATLRMTRIAELLGRPKTRLTYQVACLQHAGLITKNAACGDRRGIEVALTDKARRLVSESTRPLADAVSQAIAQTACAQRYTQLHDLLPVPPDPDTEGHTPEKRA, from the coding sequence ATGGCCGCCTCTTCCGACCCTGCTGACCAGCCCGAACACGAGCCGACGGGTGACTCCGGGCTGCTGCCGGCCGAACTGCGGTCCTGGATGCGCCTGTTGGCCGCGGCCGGGGCGATCGAGCAGCTGCTGCGGTCCCGCGTGAAGGACGTCATGGGCGTTTCGCACGACGAGTTCCTGGTCCTGTGCCTGCTGGCCGACCAGCCCGGCGCCACCCTGCGGATGACCCGGATCGCCGAGCTGCTGGGCCGCCCGAAGACACGGCTGACCTATCAGGTGGCCTGTCTGCAGCACGCGGGGCTGATCACCAAGAACGCGGCGTGCGGCGACCGGCGCGGCATCGAGGTGGCCCTCACGGACAAGGCCCGCCGCCTGGTGAGCGAGTCCACACGCCCGCTGGCCGACGCCGTCTCGCAGGCCATCGCGCAGACTGCCTGCGCCCAGCGGTACACGCAGCTGCACGATCTGCTGCCGGTACCGCCGGACCCGGACACCGAGGGGCACACCCCCGAGAAGCGCGCGTAA
- a CDS encoding YceI family protein, which produces MTVAVETGLWQLDPARSTVAIKHRTMWGMVTVKGAFGGVTGEGEVRPDGTARGTITVDAASLDTKNGKRDEHLRGGDFFDAERHPSLVFAVRDAVVRQDDTAEISGQLTVRGISRPQSVTARVTGASADAVTLTAEFTVDRDQFGMGWNQLGMIRGLTTVTATLGFTRTPA; this is translated from the coding sequence ATGACCGTTGCCGTGGAAACCGGACTGTGGCAGCTCGACCCCGCCCGCTCCACCGTCGCCATCAAGCACCGGACGATGTGGGGCATGGTCACGGTGAAGGGTGCCTTCGGCGGCGTCACCGGCGAGGGCGAGGTCCGGCCGGACGGCACCGCGCGCGGCACGATCACCGTGGACGCCGCGTCCCTGGACACCAAGAACGGCAAGCGGGACGAGCACCTGCGCGGCGGCGACTTCTTCGACGCCGAGCGGCACCCCTCGCTCGTCTTCGCCGTCCGCGACGCCGTGGTCCGCCAGGACGACACGGCCGAGATATCCGGTCAGCTGACCGTCCGCGGCATCAGCCGACCGCAGTCCGTCACCGCCCGGGTCACCGGAGCGAGCGCCGACGCGGTCACGCTCACCGCGGAGTTCACCGTGGACCGGGACCAGTTCGGCATGGGCTGGAACCAACTGGGCATGATCCGCGGCCTGACCACGGTCACGGCGACGCTCGGCTTCACGCGCACGCCCGCGTAG
- a CDS encoding GTP-binding protein, whose product MTVPATTQNLDRDGGGDEGPDPRLPVTVLSGFLGAGKTTLLNHVLGNREGLRVAVIVNDMSEINIDAALVRGGEAALSRTEERLVEMTNGCICCTLRDDLLEEIDRLAREDRFDHLLIESSGISEPLPVAATFAFPRDDGATLGDLARLDTMVTVVDAVNFLPELAAGDELAERGLAPFEDDERTVSDLLVDQVEFADVIVLNKLDLVDTETADELRAALTRLNPVARVLSATLGRVDLTEVLGTGLFDLERAQQAPGWVMELNGEHVPETEEYGISSTVFRSELPFHPARLWTFVTEELDSGAFGRVLRSKGFFRLASRPYVTGLWSQAGSVARFEPSAAEDPEVVPGQELVFIGVGLRAEPLRAALTKCLLTQAERPPYDDPFPAWDTAGIDDTCEHEHAAAS is encoded by the coding sequence ATGACCGTCCCCGCGACCACTCAGAACCTTGACCGCGACGGGGGCGGCGACGAGGGCCCCGACCCCCGGCTCCCGGTGACCGTGCTCTCCGGGTTTCTCGGGGCGGGCAAGACCACCCTCCTCAACCACGTCCTCGGCAACCGCGAAGGGCTGCGCGTCGCCGTCATCGTCAACGACATGAGTGAGATCAACATCGACGCCGCGCTGGTCCGCGGCGGCGAGGCCGCTCTCTCGCGTACCGAGGAACGCCTGGTCGAGATGACCAACGGCTGCATCTGCTGCACCCTGCGCGACGACCTGCTGGAGGAGATCGACCGGCTGGCCCGCGAGGACCGCTTCGACCACCTGCTCATCGAGTCGAGCGGCATCTCGGAACCGCTGCCCGTCGCCGCCACCTTCGCCTTCCCGCGCGACGACGGGGCCACGCTCGGCGACCTGGCACGCCTCGACACCATGGTCACCGTGGTCGACGCCGTGAACTTCCTGCCGGAGCTCGCGGCAGGGGACGAGCTGGCCGAGCGCGGGCTCGCCCCGTTCGAGGACGACGAGCGGACCGTCAGTGATCTGCTCGTGGACCAGGTCGAGTTCGCCGACGTCATCGTCCTCAACAAGCTCGACCTCGTCGACACGGAGACCGCCGACGAGCTGCGGGCCGCGCTGACCCGCCTCAACCCGGTGGCCCGTGTCCTTTCGGCCACACTGGGCCGCGTGGACCTGACGGAGGTGCTCGGCACGGGACTGTTCGACCTGGAGCGGGCCCAGCAGGCGCCGGGCTGGGTCATGGAGCTCAACGGCGAACACGTGCCGGAGACCGAGGAGTACGGCATCTCCAGTACGGTCTTCCGTTCCGAACTGCCCTTCCATCCGGCCCGGTTGTGGACCTTCGTCACCGAGGAACTCGACAGCGGGGCCTTCGGCCGGGTCCTGCGTTCGAAGGGGTTCTTCCGGCTGGCCAGTCGTCCGTACGTGACCGGCCTGTGGTCGCAGGCCGGCTCCGTCGCCCGCTTCGAACCGTCGGCGGCCGAGGACCCCGAGGTCGTCCCGGGGCAGGAGCTGGTCTTCATCGGCGTCGGACTGCGCGCCGAGCCCCTGCGCGCGGCGCTGACGAAGTGCCTCCTGACCCAGGCCGAACGCCCGCCGTACGACGACCCGTTCCCCGCCTGGGACACCGCGGGCATCGACGACACCTGCGAACACGAGCATGCGGCCGCCTCCTGA
- a CDS encoding SGNH/GDSL hydrolase family protein: MITTCVLVLALLVTASAVVALAKGPRPADRAAAPAASSARHWVNTWTAMPQLTEPGNMPPPPFTEDRAVLVDTTLRQTVRVSTGGGRMRLRFSNAFGDTPLPLTAVTVALPLDGRAGVSAVEPGSLRRVTFAGRASATVPVGAQLVSDPLDFGLRPGSNLTVTAYLAEGQPSRALTSHPGSRTTSYLQKADHTRDPDLPQATAVNHWYLLSDVEVLSGPDAAAVAVVGDSLTDGRGSTTNGNDRWTDRFLDRLRAHPATDEVAVLNQAAGGNRVLNDGLGPNVLARLDRDVLSRSGVSWLVLFEGVNDVGTAAATPAAQRDVTAALIAAYEQIVVRAHAQGIRVYGATLTPFGGNTMYDDPAGHREASRQEINTWIRTSGRFDAVVDFDRAVRDPQDPRRLRPTLHDGDWLHLNPEGYRTLAAAVPLRLFHGRAG, encoded by the coding sequence CTGATCACCACCTGCGTACTGGTCCTGGCCCTCCTCGTGACCGCGTCCGCGGTGGTGGCCCTCGCCAAGGGCCCACGGCCCGCGGACCGTGCCGCCGCTCCGGCCGCGTCCTCCGCCCGGCACTGGGTCAACACCTGGACCGCGATGCCGCAGCTCACCGAGCCCGGCAACATGCCGCCTCCGCCGTTCACCGAGGACCGTGCGGTCCTGGTCGACACGACGCTGCGACAGACCGTGCGCGTCTCGACCGGCGGCGGACGCATGCGGCTGCGGTTCTCCAACGCCTTCGGCGACACCCCGCTGCCTCTGACCGCGGTGACCGTGGCTCTCCCGCTCGACGGCCGGGCGGGTGTCAGCGCGGTCGAACCGGGCTCACTGCGGCGGGTGACCTTCGCCGGACGTGCGTCGGCGACCGTGCCCGTCGGGGCCCAACTCGTCTCCGACCCACTGGACTTCGGCCTGCGGCCGGGCTCGAACCTGACCGTGACCGCCTACCTCGCCGAGGGCCAGCCCTCCCGCGCGCTCACCTCGCACCCCGGATCGCGTACCACCTCGTACCTCCAGAAGGCCGACCACACCCGGGACCCGGACCTCCCACAGGCCACCGCCGTCAACCACTGGTACCTGCTCAGCGACGTCGAGGTGCTCTCCGGTCCCGACGCGGCGGCGGTCGCCGTCGTGGGCGACTCGCTGACCGACGGCCGCGGCTCCACCACCAACGGCAACGACCGGTGGACCGACCGCTTCCTGGACCGGCTGCGCGCGCACCCCGCGACCGACGAGGTCGCGGTCCTCAACCAGGCCGCCGGAGGCAACCGCGTCCTCAACGACGGCCTCGGCCCCAACGTCCTCGCCCGGCTCGACCGGGACGTCCTGTCCCGCAGCGGAGTCTCCTGGCTGGTCCTCTTCGAAGGGGTCAACGACGTCGGCACCGCCGCCGCCACACCCGCGGCCCAGCGCGACGTCACGGCCGCACTGATCGCCGCGTACGAACAGATCGTCGTCCGGGCGCACGCGCAGGGCATCCGCGTGTACGGGGCCACGCTGACCCCGTTCGGCGGCAACACGATGTACGACGATCCCGCCGGGCACCGCGAGGCGTCCCGGCAGGAGATCAACACCTGGATCCGTACGAGTGGACGGTTCGACGCGGTCGTCGACTTCGACCGTGCCGTACGCGACCCGCAGGACCCGCGGCGCCTGAGGCCCACGCTGCACGACGGGGACTGGCTGCACCTCAACCCCGAGGGCTACCGGACCCTGGCGGCAGCGGTGCCCCTGCGGCTCTTCCACGGCCGGGCGGGCTGA
- a CDS encoding response regulator, which yields MTDRTPIRVLIADDQDMVRTGFRFFLDAQPDITVVAEASDGEEAVTLARRLRPDVCLLDIRMPKLDGLEATRLLAGPGVRDPMRVVVVTTFDLDEYVYGALNGGACGFLLKDSGPVLLAEAVRAAAVGDSLVSPSVTVRLLQHVTATRAPAPSPLASAPAHPQEPLTERELDVVRLVALGHTNAEIAASLFVSLSTVKTHLTSVQHKLPARNRVEIAAWAWRTGHADGRT from the coding sequence ATGACCGACCGCACCCCGATCCGTGTCCTGATCGCCGATGACCAGGACATGGTCCGTACGGGATTCCGCTTCTTCCTCGACGCGCAGCCCGACATCACGGTGGTCGCCGAGGCCTCCGACGGCGAGGAGGCCGTGACACTGGCCCGGCGGCTACGGCCCGACGTGTGCCTGCTGGACATCCGTATGCCGAAGCTGGACGGGCTGGAGGCCACCCGTCTGCTGGCGGGGCCGGGCGTCCGCGACCCGATGCGGGTCGTCGTGGTCACCACCTTCGACCTCGACGAGTACGTCTACGGCGCCCTGAACGGCGGCGCCTGCGGTTTTCTCCTCAAGGACTCCGGGCCGGTCCTCCTCGCCGAGGCCGTCCGGGCCGCTGCCGTCGGCGACTCGCTGGTGTCCCCGTCCGTCACCGTGCGTCTCCTCCAGCACGTCACGGCCACCCGGGCACCGGCGCCGTCACCCCTCGCGTCCGCTCCCGCCCACCCCCAGGAACCCTTGACCGAGAGGGAGTTGGACGTCGTGCGGCTGGTGGCCCTGGGGCACACCAACGCCGAGATCGCCGCGTCCCTGTTCGTCTCCCTCTCGACGGTGAAGACGCACCTCACCAGCGTCCAGCACAAGCTCCCGGCCCGGAACCGTGTGGAGATCGCCGCCTGGGCCTGGCGGACCGGCCACGCGGACGGCCGGACGTAG
- a CDS encoding MazG-like family protein, giving the protein MSDDDLWESIDRLQDWLVRSQPSRPPQEALLLRMLKLSEEVGEVAEAVIGVTGQNPRKGTSHTWDDVRSELCDVIITAAVALRTLTPEAREVFTTHLARVTDRSLER; this is encoded by the coding sequence ATGAGCGACGACGATCTCTGGGAGTCCATCGACCGCCTCCAGGACTGGCTGGTGCGCTCCCAGCCGTCCCGACCCCCTCAAGAGGCCCTTCTGCTGCGGATGTTGAAGCTTTCGGAGGAGGTCGGCGAGGTCGCCGAGGCGGTGATCGGCGTCACCGGGCAGAACCCTCGCAAGGGCACGTCGCACACCTGGGACGACGTCCGGTCCGAGCTGTGCGACGTGATCATCACAGCTGCGGTCGCGCTGCGGACGCTGACACCGGAGGCCCGTGAGGTCTTCACCACGCACCTGGCACGGGTGACGGACCGCTCGCTGGAGCGGTGA
- a CDS encoding ABC transporter permease — protein MPSPLLPLTWHLARRSGRRGLQSHLLAAGAAAVSALVLLVLLAAWSGAGTRADRTDWRTPQPDRNGTAVQTLSTTFVRGEPVTVVDLAQLPGREATPAPPGVAAFPKPGQVYLSPALAELVHRLPRNQLADRFPEPRAYGTVGDAGLAAPGELLAVIGRAPSDPAVSEAAGQPVMDSGLAGRAVVSGFSGTTPSVFTAQDRSGALIGIGLLVVPVIVLATAAGRLGAARREQRLAALRLAGATPRQILAMTGAEAAAVGAAGAATGALAYAALLPALAGLPFGIGTWFAADLWVGVAGSAAVVASVASLTALSAVSALREVVRSPLGVAQQSDPRRTRMIRLVLFAGLVLYVVVTARDGGLRISQQVALLILFYGAFWIVGPWATDRIGRVLARFARRPATLLAARRLSDDPRGAWRTVSGLVLAGFVAGFFSVAHLSFDTFEHPDQVAVAAPDGAHGRAAVRESADRARELLKDAGVPATVQALTGDRSDGSLLLGGPGILARISGSDPARLDAAATALAPLNPVSPPYTDKSLTAVDDLVQDQLRDLSLASMAVSFLVATASAGLTAAANVLDRRRVYGLLRLAGTPLRVLDRARVRETVVPLVLLAGTMTGCGVYAAVKLNEAGGTTLDATGALRLGLCALLGAAAMFTAIGASRPLLRAVTDNPSQQPD, from the coding sequence ATGCCCTCCCCCCTCTTGCCCCTGACCTGGCACCTCGCCCGCCGCTCCGGCCGCCGCGGACTGCAGTCCCATCTGCTGGCCGCCGGAGCCGCCGCCGTCAGCGCCCTGGTGCTGCTCGTCCTGCTCGCCGCGTGGTCCGGGGCCGGCACACGGGCCGACCGCACCGACTGGCGGACGCCGCAGCCCGACAGGAACGGGACCGCCGTCCAGACCCTGTCCACCACCTTCGTACGCGGCGAACCGGTCACCGTCGTCGACCTCGCCCAGCTGCCGGGCCGCGAGGCCACCCCCGCACCGCCCGGCGTGGCCGCCTTCCCGAAGCCGGGCCAGGTCTACCTCTCGCCCGCCCTCGCCGAGCTGGTGCACAGGCTGCCCCGCAACCAGCTCGCCGACCGGTTTCCCGAGCCCCGGGCGTACGGGACGGTCGGTGACGCCGGACTGGCCGCCCCCGGCGAACTCCTCGCCGTGATCGGCCGGGCTCCCTCCGACCCGGCGGTGTCCGAGGCCGCGGGTCAGCCGGTGATGGACTCCGGGCTCGCCGGCCGCGCGGTCGTCTCCGGCTTCTCCGGCACCACCCCAAGCGTGTTCACCGCACAGGACCGGTCCGGGGCGCTGATCGGCATCGGCCTGCTCGTCGTGCCGGTGATCGTGCTGGCCACCGCCGCCGGGCGGCTCGGCGCCGCCCGCCGCGAACAGCGCCTCGCCGCGCTGCGACTGGCCGGGGCGACACCCCGGCAGATCCTCGCGATGACCGGCGCCGAGGCGGCGGCCGTCGGCGCGGCGGGCGCGGCCACCGGCGCCCTCGCCTACGCGGCGCTGCTGCCCGCCCTGGCCGGCCTGCCGTTCGGTATCGGCACCTGGTTCGCCGCGGACCTGTGGGTCGGCGTGGCCGGGTCGGCCGCCGTGGTCGCCTCGGTGGCCTCGCTCACCGCACTCAGCGCCGTCAGCGCGCTGCGCGAGGTGGTGCGTTCACCTCTCGGTGTCGCCCAGCAGTCCGACCCGCGGCGCACCCGCATGATCCGCCTGGTCCTCTTCGCCGGCCTCGTGCTCTACGTCGTCGTCACGGCGCGGGACGGCGGCCTGAGGATCTCCCAGCAGGTCGCGCTGCTGATCCTCTTCTACGGGGCCTTCTGGATCGTCGGCCCGTGGGCGACCGACCGGATCGGCAGGGTGCTGGCCCGGTTCGCCCGCAGGCCTGCCACCCTGCTGGCCGCCCGCAGGCTCAGCGACGACCCGCGCGGAGCCTGGCGCACCGTCAGCGGCCTGGTCCTGGCGGGCTTCGTGGCCGGGTTCTTCTCCGTCGCGCACCTGAGCTTCGACACCTTCGAGCACCCGGACCAGGTCGCGGTCGCCGCCCCGGACGGGGCACATGGGCGGGCCGCCGTACGGGAGAGCGCGGACCGGGCCCGCGAACTGCTGAAGGACGCCGGGGTGCCTGCCACCGTCCAGGCCCTCACCGGGGATCGGTCCGACGGGTCACTGCTGTTGGGCGGCCCGGGCATCCTGGCCCGGATCTCCGGAAGCGACCCGGCCCGGCTCGATGCCGCCGCGACCGCGCTGGCGCCGCTGAACCCCGTCTCACCCCCATACACCGACAAGAGCCTCACCGCGGTGGACGATCTCGTGCAGGACCAGCTGCGGGATCTGAGCCTCGCGTCGATGGCGGTGAGCTTCCTCGTCGCCACCGCCTCAGCCGGTCTCACGGCCGCGGCGAACGTCCTGGACCGCCGCCGCGTCTACGGCCTGCTCCGGCTGGCCGGTACCCCGCTCCGGGTTCTGGACCGGGCCAGGGTCCGGGAGACCGTGGTCCCGCTCGTCCTCCTTGCCGGAACCATGACGGGGTGCGGTGTGTACGCGGCGGTGAAGCTGAACGAGGCCGGCGGCACCACGCTCGACGCGACCGGCGCGCTGCGACTGGGGCTCTGCGCCCTGCTCGGCGCGGCCGCGATGTTCACGGCGATCGGGGCCAGCCGCCCGCTGCTCCGCGCGGTCACCGACAACCCGTCCCAGCAGCCGGACTGA